The Anoxybacillus amylolyticus DNA segment AATCGCGCTTTGCGCGCTGACGTCTTGCGCTTTGGTCCGCTGCGGAATGCATGAAAAAATCATTGCCAGCATCACAATGCAAGCAAGCAACCGTTTCCTTTGCCGCATGTAACCCCATCCCTTTTGCTGTTTTGTACAAGTGTATGCGGAAAAAAAGGGGATATGCGTAAAAGCAGGAAGAAGAGGATTCTTCCCACTTTTTACATTTTAAAATGGTTGCCATCGAAGACGCCGCGCCTGCTCAAATCGTTGCTCAACATCACGCCAGTTGACAACGTTCCAAAAGCTGTTAATGTAAGCAGCACGGTCGTTTTTATATTGCAAATAATACGCATGTTCCCACACATCAAGAACAAGCAGCGGAATCGTATCCCATTGCGTCATTAGTTGATGTTTTTCTGTCTGCAAAATTTCTAACCGATGGGCACGTGGCGACCAGACAAGAATGGCCCATCCGACTCCTTCTACTTTTTTCGCTGCTTCGGTAAAATGGTTTTTAAAACGGGCAACGCTGCCGAAATTTGTTTTGATTTGTTCAAGCAATGCCCCTTTTGGCTCGCCACCGCCTTTTGGCGTCATGTTATACCAAAAAATTGTATGCAAATAATGACCAGAGCCGTGAAATGCCGCTTCGCGCTCCCAATGGATGAGCAGTTCGTAATCGTTCGTTTCACGCGCCGTTTCCATCATTTTTTCCGCCTTATTCAATCCGTCGACATAACTTTGATGGTGCTTCGTATGATGGAGGTACATAATTTCCCCAGAGATATGCGGTTCTAACGCATCATAACGGTACGGTAGCGGTGGCAGCGTATGTGTGCCAGCAGTGCGTTCAAGCCCTTGTTCCATTTCACTTCTTTCGTCAGTTGCTCGTTCTTCTACGAGCGAAATACGTTGCACTGTTTTTTCATAAAGCGATGCAACGATCGCTTCCACCTCTTTCACCGCTTCTTCCGTCCATCCCCCTTCGTGTGAAGAAAGATACGTGAGCAGCTCCTCCACCTCCCCGCGCATGTCGCTTCGTTCTGCTAACTGACTCATCCATTCCATGACTTCATGCACATATTGCTCAAACAGTTCCTGCTGTTCCATCACCAATCTCCTCCTTCTTTATCCGCCATTATCGTATGAAGGATAGGAGAAAATCGTTCTTGTCCTTATGAAACGATTTATTGAATAATACCAAGACGTATCGCTTTCGCAACCAATTCGGTACGGTTTTTCGCATTCAATTTCTTCATAAGACTAGAAATATAATCTCTTACTGTAAATTCACTCAAATATAGTTGCGAAGCAGCTTCAGCAGTCGACGCGCCATCGGCAAGTAGCTTCATGATTTCCATTTCCCGTGACGAAAAAGAAACAGCATGTACACCTAAAGATTGCTTTTGAACAGGCGCCTCTATAAACCGCAACAACAATTCCCCCGCGCTTTGCCCAAATTTCATCAAGGCCGGAAATAAGCTGCGATCAACTGCAAAATGTTTACCAGCTCCTTGATCTAATACAATCCCCCCTATAATTTTTCCCTCAGTTGGCACATAGACAGGGACAATAACAAGAGACGCAATCCCAAATTTTTTTGTGTAATTTTCCGGAAATTCCTTATTCGCAAACGGAACATAAATGGGCTGAAAATGTTTCATATCATGATGTTGCGATTTCAACTTCCCGATGCTTTCGTTTACAATCGGAATATTTGCAATTTCATCGGTAATCGCTTGAATTTCTTCATTGTTTAGTCGATACCCATATAAACCAACAATTTTACTTTCCATATCGGAAAGTTGGAAAAGGGCGCAACGCTCAAATGGTAAAAAATATCCAAATCCAAAACAAATATTTTCCATCGCTTCTTGAAAATTTTGTGAACGAATAATCCATTCGTTAAATAAAATAACTGCATCTTTCCAACGATTTTCTTTCCATCGACGAAACGTTTTCTCTTCTTCTTCTTGAAACGCACGGAATAAATGAACACTAACGGTCAACCGCTCCGCGACTTGCTTATCTTCTGTCCCAAACAAAAGCAATTCGTTTTTCCACGGAACAGGAAGATGAGAACTCCCTAATACACTCACAATTTCATCCCAAGAACAAAACACAGCATTTTCACCGGAAATATTTTTATACGGATGAACGCCAATAATTTTTTTTATAGAAAACCCTTCTTTTGTTTCTTCGATTCTCGCAATCCATTGGGTTGGTAGGTTAGGGTTACTTAATAGCCGCTCACACACATCGTCTATTTGTATTTCTTGACGATACAAATAAAGCATCGACTCACTTATTTTTGAAAACAAATAGTGCACGGAAGGATGTAGTTTAGAGGAATAGGCAATTCGCTTCTTCAAAACTTTATGAGCTGCATTTTCTAATAAGTTTAGATGAAAAATAACTAACTCTGGCTCCGGACATCGTTGGAACATTTCCATCCACTCTGTTTGAATGGCTTGAATCACGTCATCGACATTCACACTCCCTATCTTGGAAAAAGTGAAGTGGCGCAATAAGCATTTTTTCACAAGCGCAAATACATGTACCGGTTTTTCGTTTTGTTGGAGGAAATACAAAATGTGCTGCCATTCTTGCGAAAGATCTTCTTTATAAATGCTTAACAAATGAATGGCATTGTTTAAAAGATGGTTTAAATGTTCATGAAGTGTCCGAGACACCTTATCCCCCCTAAATTAAAATAAACGCCTGCTTTACTATTCACCGTACATCGTCCTATCCCTTCTTTATGAAAAAAATATAGAATCCTATGGCTGAACACAAGATTTTCTGCCTTTTCCCTCGAACAAGAACGCCGGCGGGCAAATGACATTTGCCCTTCAAGCGTTCATTGTTGGAGGAGGGCATGCTAATACTCCCAGTCGGCAAAGTGCCGACAACAACAGAAAAGCTATAGAGCGATGTCAACTGGCTTTTATTCGTTAATCAATACGCCTGATAAATGCACATTGAAATGTTACCATTTTTCGACTGTCACGCGTCCGCGTGACAGTCGAAAAAATACGTTAAACTCCTCAGTTACATGTATATAGTTCGACTCATTTCTACAAGCTCCTTCCTTATTTTAATGAAAATCCTACAAATGTAGGGATTAACTTTTATAGGTAGATAGCATAAAATTTTCAACAAAATAAAGAAAACGTCCACTTTTCCGTAAGCGTTTTCTTTATTTTGAATGTTACACAAAGGGGGAGTAAATGGTGGCAGAAACAGTGATTGTCGGAGGGTATACGGTTAAAAGGAGGTTGTGGTTTGCACTGTTAGGCGGTTTTTTATTTTTAGGCATCCTTCTTTCGTTATTCGGGATGACAGGAATGGCCTATGCTGTTCCGCTGAGCGGGTTTGGAGAGTTTACCGTAAAATTTGACAAAATGGTCGGTACAGGCTTTAAGCTATACGGCGGAGCTGCAGATGGGGCAGAAACGAAAAACATCCCTGTTACTGTTAACGAAATTAATCATGCGACCATTACTGGATTAGAAATCTCCAAAACGATTCCTGCGCTTGGGATTCGGGTCGTGATTTCTTCTGATAAACCGGTCGAAATTGACGGCTTAATTCAAAAAGCAACGCTCATTAACGGTAGCGCACAATTCGGCAATTTAACGATGTCGGAAAATTATGTTGGTGACATTCAAGATCCAGTCCAAAAAATCGTTCGGGAATTTACACAAAGTGCAGATAGCATTGTGATCGAAAATGGCGATTTAAAAACGCTCTACCTTTTCCAAAAAACTGTTTCCCTTCCAGGAATGAAAGTATCGTTTGAAAAACTAAATTAAATTTTTGCGAGGATGATTAGAAATGAACATGTTTTTTTCCAAACGAGAAGCGTTTAAAGAATGGAAAGCAAGACGCCCTTTTTGGGGAGCGACATTAACGATTTTGTCTGGTTTGGTTATATTATGGATTCCTATCCAGCTTTATGAAGTAGCCATCGTCCCAGGCAGCATTTTGTTTTCAGGGTTCTTTTTAGGTGGGCTTGTGTTCCTTTTAGGGGTTATGTCTTATGCCATGCCCAAATTATCAACTGTATTCGGGATTATCACTATTTTCTCTGCTGTTTTGTCGATCATGGGAGCGCTCGGTGGCTTTTTAGTGGGAACAATTTTAGGCATTATCGGCGGAGCGTTATGTATTGCGTGGAAACCCGAGTTAGCAGTGGTAGAAACAAGCCACCTCGATCTGAACAACGACCATTCAGTAGAAAACGAGATTGCATCTGGAATTATGGAGTCTTGAGCTGGGTATTTCCTTCTCGTTATGGAAAACGATTATTTTCATAGTCCATTTGCTAAGAGCCAACTCCCTTGAAAATAGGGGAGGCTCTTTTTTTAAAAGACAAGCCTATCACAGATAGAAAAGGTGGTTGCATTGATTAATAGGCGCTTTATCGTTATCATTTTTCTTATTTTTACTAGCGGGGTTTTATTTGTTCGACAAGGGAGTGCTACTACTCCTACGGTTGTCGGTTTTGTCATCGAAGCAACTCAGCTAGAAGGGACGCTGAAATCTGTTTCGCTTGGGACAGGCGATACGGCGGAACAACCAAACACTCCAATACTGTCACTTTCGCTCGAACAGATAGTGGCAAATGGACTCACGATTCGTAAAATTGTTCGTACTCCATCTGGAAATATAACCGTCCGTATGACTTCGTCCGACGTTGCTACCTTTCGACAACTAACGGTACAACTATCTAACGCACAATTTAGTGAAGTATATCAACCAACGGATGGAAAGATTGGGTTTAAGCAATTAAAAATGCTCGCTCACCGCATCGTTTCTGATGATGTCAAACTGCCGCAACTGCTTATCACCCTAGAAAGTGGAGGAGAGGCAGAAATAACTCCCGCCAATGAGGAAGCGTTAGCACAAATGAAAAAAACCCTCGAAACGCTTATAAATAACACGTCGCAAGTAAGTGAGCCAACCCAAACAGAACACCAGCCGTCTACCGCTGGACAACCAAATGACCAACCAACAGGCGAAAAAGCGGATGCGACAAACTAAGCGCTCCGCTTTTCCAACATCCCTTTACTTCGACTGCATCATTTTTGTCCGGTAGTCTGTTTCATAAAATTCGAGTTCTTCACGCATCGCTTGGAAGCTTCTTTCTAGTGAGGAAAGAAGCGCTTTGAGCGATGGCGGCGGCGTTTGCCGGAATTTAATTGAATTTCGCCCTGTATAGGCAGAACGGCTGTCTTCATACCAAGCATCGTTTTTCGGCGCAAAAAATTCGGCAATACACGAATGATAAATACGGTAGAGCGCTTTTTCAGCAGCCGCTTTGCGGAACGGCTCATCTTTTAAAACAACGCGACACGCTTCTA contains these protein-coding regions:
- a CDS encoding DUF3907 family protein, which gives rise to MANAIVMNQTKQVETFLQHTVRAMTNYLNETTLTGLLAEQEDGDKAYYEQLLLNLRRLVVYCEEGLEACRVVLKDEPFRKAAAEKALYRIYHSCIAEFFAPKNDAWYEDSRSAYTGRNSIKFRQTPPPSLKALLSSLERSFQAMREELEFYETDYRTKMMQSK
- a CDS encoding DUF6114 domain-containing protein; this translates as MNMFFSKREAFKEWKARRPFWGATLTILSGLVILWIPIQLYEVAIVPGSILFSGFFLGGLVFLLGVMSYAMPKLSTVFGIITIFSAVLSIMGALGGFLVGTILGIIGGALCIAWKPELAVVETSHLDLNNDHSVENEIASGIMES
- a CDS encoding response regulator transcription factor, translating into MSRTLHEHLNHLLNNAIHLLSIYKEDLSQEWQHILYFLQQNEKPVHVFALVKKCLLRHFTFSKIGSVNVDDVIQAIQTEWMEMFQRCPEPELVIFHLNLLENAAHKVLKKRIAYSSKLHPSVHYLFSKISESMLYLYRQEIQIDDVCERLLSNPNLPTQWIARIEETKEGFSIKKIIGVHPYKNISGENAVFCSWDEIVSVLGSSHLPVPWKNELLLFGTEDKQVAERLTVSVHLFRAFQEEEEKTFRRWKENRWKDAVILFNEWIIRSQNFQEAMENICFGFGYFLPFERCALFQLSDMESKIVGLYGYRLNNEEIQAITDEIANIPIVNESIGKLKSQHHDMKHFQPIYVPFANKEFPENYTKKFGIASLVIVPVYVPTEGKIIGGIVLDQGAGKHFAVDRSLFPALMKFGQSAGELLLRFIEAPVQKQSLGVHAVSFSSREMEIMKLLADGASTAEAASQLYLSEFTVRDYISSLMKKLNAKNRTELVAKAIRLGIIQ
- a CDS encoding DUF6230 family protein, with translation MVAETVIVGGYTVKRRLWFALLGGFLFLGILLSLFGMTGMAYAVPLSGFGEFTVKFDKMVGTGFKLYGGAADGAETKNIPVTVNEINHATITGLEISKTIPALGIRVVISSDKPVEIDGLIQKATLINGSAQFGNLTMSENYVGDIQDPVQKIVREFTQSADSIVIENGDLKTLYLFQKTVSLPGMKVSFEKLN
- a CDS encoding superoxide dismutase: MEQQELFEQYVHEVMEWMSQLAERSDMRGEVEELLTYLSSHEGGWTEEAVKEVEAIVASLYEKTVQRISLVEERATDERSEMEQGLERTAGTHTLPPLPYRYDALEPHISGEIMYLHHTKHHQSYVDGLNKAEKMMETARETNDYELLIHWEREAAFHGSGHYLHTIFWYNMTPKGGGEPKGALLEQIKTNFGSVARFKNHFTEAAKKVEGVGWAILVWSPRAHRLEILQTEKHQLMTQWDTIPLLVLDVWEHAYYLQYKNDRAAYINSFWNVVNWRDVEQRFEQARRLRWQPF